The proteins below are encoded in one region of Flavobacterium nackdongense:
- a CDS encoding DUF6952 family protein, whose amino-acid sequence MKLPIIKHLSQFIEENDQDYVVETIEVLEALTEVSSLKDEELDVIGELISNMYGALEVHKMTKDGMDKKEALNAFMQRVLGSIDK is encoded by the coding sequence ATGAAACTCCCGATTATCAAACATTTGTCTCAATTTATTGAAGAAAATGATCAAGATTATGTCGTAGAAACGATCGAAGTTTTGGAAGCTCTGACCGAAGTTTCTTCTTTGAAAGATGAAGAATTGGATGTTATTGGTGAATTAATTTCGAATATGTACGGCGCACTCGAGGTGCACAAAATGACAAAAGATGGAATGGACAAAAAAGAAGCATTGAATGCGTTTATGCAACGTGTTTTAGGTTCGATCGATAAGTAG
- the katG gene encoding catalase/peroxidase HPI, with protein sequence MENNANSSKASYNINEGSKCPFSGGTASKHSAGNGTKNVDWWPNQLKLNILRQNSSLSNPMGDSFDYASEFKSLDLSELKKDILDLMTTSQDWWPADYGSYAGFFIRMAWHSAGTYRTADGRGGAGSGTQRFAPLNSWPDNGNLDKARLLLWPIKQKYGRKISWADLMILAGNCGLESSGFKTYGFAGGRTDVWEPEEDIYWGSEKEWLDDKRYSGDRELENPLAAVQMGLIYVNPEGPNGNPDPLLAAIDIRETFARMAMNDEETVALIAGGHTLGKTHGAADPNKYVGAEPAAAGIEEQSKGWKNTFGTGNAGDTITSGLEGAWTTTPTQWSNNYFENLFGFDWELFKSPAGAHQWRPANGAGKGIVPDAFDPSKSHTPVMLTTDLSLRFDPAYEKISRRFLENPAEFDAAFAKAWFKLTHRDMGPKALYLGAEIPKEDLIWQDPIPQASYKTIESADIAFLREKIQTSGLSVAQLVSTAWASASTFRGSDKRGGANGGRLRLAPQKDWQVNNPKQLAQVLAVYESIQEAFNAAHSDKKVSMADLIVLGGNVGIEKAAKNAGQIVVVPFTAGRTDASQEQTDVDSFQFLAPMADGFRNYSKTKFVVAAEEMLIDKAQLLTLTAPEMTVLIGGMRVLNTNFDQSQNGVFTRHPESLTNDFFVNLLDLSTTWKAVSEADDAFIGTDRNSGSIKWFGTRVDLIFGSNTELRAIAEVYASNDSKEKFVQDFIAAWNKVMNLDRFDLLS encoded by the coding sequence ATGGAAAATAACGCAAATTCTAGTAAAGCATCCTACAACATTAACGAAGGCAGTAAATGTCCTTTTTCTGGAGGTACTGCATCGAAACACAGTGCCGGAAACGGAACAAAAAATGTTGATTGGTGGCCGAATCAATTAAAATTGAATATTCTGAGACAGAATTCATCGCTCTCCAACCCGATGGGAGACTCGTTTGATTATGCCTCCGAATTTAAATCACTGGATTTATCTGAACTGAAGAAAGATATTCTGGATTTAATGACCACTTCACAAGATTGGTGGCCTGCGGATTATGGCAGTTACGCTGGATTTTTCATCCGGATGGCCTGGCATAGTGCCGGTACGTATAGAACCGCAGATGGTCGTGGAGGTGCTGGCTCAGGAACGCAACGATTTGCTCCTTTAAACAGTTGGCCCGACAACGGAAATCTGGATAAAGCACGATTGTTATTATGGCCCATAAAACAAAAATATGGTAGAAAAATTTCTTGGGCGGATTTGATGATTCTGGCCGGAAACTGTGGCTTAGAATCGTCCGGTTTTAAGACGTATGGTTTTGCAGGCGGAAGAACCGATGTGTGGGAGCCAGAGGAAGATATTTATTGGGGTTCGGAGAAAGAATGGTTGGATGATAAAAGGTATTCGGGTGATAGAGAATTAGAAAATCCGTTGGCAGCGGTTCAAATGGGATTGATATATGTAAATCCAGAAGGGCCGAACGGAAATCCTGATCCGCTTTTAGCGGCAATCGATATTCGAGAAACTTTTGCCAGAATGGCTATGAATGATGAAGAAACGGTTGCGCTTATCGCGGGTGGTCATACTTTAGGTAAGACTCACGGTGCCGCCGATCCTAATAAATATGTTGGTGCCGAGCCTGCGGCTGCTGGAATCGAAGAACAAAGTAAAGGTTGGAAAAATACTTTTGGCACAGGAAATGCGGGAGACACGATAACCAGCGGTTTAGAAGGCGCCTGGACAACAACCCCAACGCAATGGAGTAATAATTATTTTGAAAATTTATTTGGTTTTGACTGGGAATTGTTCAAAAGTCCTGCTGGCGCGCATCAATGGAGACCAGCAAATGGTGCCGGAAAAGGAATCGTTCCTGATGCCTTTGATCCATCTAAAAGTCATACTCCCGTAATGTTGACAACTGATTTGTCATTGCGATTTGACCCAGCTTACGAAAAAATTTCAAGACGATTCCTTGAAAATCCAGCCGAATTCGACGCTGCTTTTGCAAAGGCTTGGTTTAAATTGACACATCGTGATATGGGGCCAAAAGCATTATATTTAGGGGCTGAAATTCCCAAAGAAGATTTAATTTGGCAGGATCCAATTCCACAAGCCTCCTACAAAACTATCGAAAGTGCTGATATCGCATTTTTAAGAGAAAAAATTCAAACATCGGGCTTGTCTGTGGCACAATTGGTCTCAACTGCTTGGGCATCTGCATCTACTTTCCGAGGCTCGGATAAACGAGGTGGAGCCAATGGCGGCCGACTGCGATTAGCGCCTCAAAAAGATTGGCAAGTCAATAATCCTAAACAATTGGCTCAAGTGTTAGCAGTTTATGAAAGTATTCAAGAAGCTTTCAATGCGGCGCATTCTGATAAAAAAGTATCAATGGCTGATTTAATTGTTTTGGGAGGAAATGTGGGAATCGAGAAAGCGGCTAAAAATGCGGGTCAAATCGTTGTTGTTCCCTTTACAGCCGGCAGAACGGATGCTTCACAAGAGCAAACTGATGTCGATTCGTTTCAATTTTTAGCACCTATGGCCGACGGTTTTCGTAATTATTCCAAAACCAAATTCGTTGTCGCTGCCGAAGAAATGTTGATTGATAAAGCGCAGTTGCTTACATTGACTGCTCCCGAAATGACAGTTCTAATTGGAGGTATGCGCGTCTTGAATACCAATTTCGATCAATCACAGAATGGTGTTTTTACGAGACATCCTGAATCATTGACCAATGACTTTTTTGTCAATTTATTGGATTTATCAACTACTTGGAAAGCCGTTTCAGAAGCTGACGATGCTTTTATTGGAACGGATAGAAATTCAGGTTCCATCAAATGGTTTGGAACACGAGTGGATTTGATTTTTGGCTCCAATACAGAATTAAGAGCCATAGCTGAAGTTTATGCATCAAACGATTCGAAAGAAAAATTTGTACAAGACTTTATTGCAGCTTGGAATAAAGTGATGAACTTGGATCGTTTTGACTTGTTGTCCTAA
- a CDS encoding glycoside hydrolase family 3 protein — protein sequence MTLEQKIGQCFFPAVFINDTEENFLAIEQLIKEHHIGGLTFFHSRASAATNYEKNKQVEIIADSFEKLKALVIRFQKCATIPLLMSIDAEWGLAMRIENTPQYPYAISLGALPERYEYLAYEVGKRTGLDMRAAGIHYNLAPLADVNNNPNNPVIGYRSFGQNNDKVSNFSTEYLRGLNEVGVLGCLKHFPGHGNTSVDSHLGLPILEETLDQLMENELVPFIKGIENKVDSIMIGHLAVPALNEGKNTSATLSKNIIENLLRKQLGFEGLVISDALNMHSVSKLYDTKGQLEWEAFNAGNDVLCFAENVADGIQEILKNAAASRIEASFNRIQKCKQKVGLLEGNSAPEGEFDFEASSILNRLIADKSTTKIKDNNNSLHLFEAKNNGKLAKLSLYKSADNIFFKSLNIVLPSEKFALENGTPEAIEEVKAQLKKFDTILVTLFVPKAKPLNKFDIDETILDFLGELFSTKKCVLYHFGNPYALQVLPNLDSTLGIIQVYQDFREFQESAARQLLRNSRCRGTLPVTIAGF from the coding sequence ATGACACTAGAACAAAAAATTGGGCAATGCTTCTTTCCAGCCGTTTTTATCAACGATACCGAAGAAAATTTCTTAGCAATAGAACAATTAATCAAAGAACATCACATCGGCGGGCTCACCTTTTTTCATAGCCGTGCCAGTGCAGCGACCAACTATGAAAAAAATAAACAGGTGGAGATCATCGCTGATAGTTTTGAAAAATTAAAAGCATTGGTCATCCGCTTCCAAAAATGCGCTACTATTCCTTTATTAATGAGTATTGACGCCGAATGGGGTTTAGCAATGCGAATCGAAAACACACCACAATATCCCTATGCGATTTCGCTCGGTGCTTTGCCCGAACGGTATGAATATTTAGCTTATGAAGTGGGCAAACGCACCGGATTAGATATGCGTGCCGCCGGAATCCATTACAATTTAGCTCCGCTAGCGGATGTAAATAACAATCCAAATAATCCCGTCATAGGCTACCGTTCTTTTGGTCAAAACAACGATAAAGTCTCCAATTTCTCCACTGAATACTTGCGAGGCTTAAATGAAGTTGGTGTTTTGGGTTGCTTGAAACATTTTCCGGGCCACGGAAATACTAGTGTTGATTCGCATTTAGGACTGCCTATTCTCGAGGAAACTTTAGACCAATTAATGGAAAACGAATTGGTTCCCTTCATAAAAGGAATTGAGAACAAGGTCGATTCGATTATGATTGGTCATCTGGCCGTACCCGCATTAAACGAAGGAAAAAACACCTCGGCCACTTTGTCTAAAAATATAATCGAAAACCTTTTGAGAAAACAATTAGGCTTTGAAGGTTTGGTCATTTCCGATGCTCTCAATATGCACAGTGTTTCCAAATTGTACGACACCAAAGGACAATTGGAATGGGAGGCTTTCAATGCTGGAAATGATGTTTTATGCTTTGCCGAAAATGTAGCCGACGGAATTCAGGAAATTTTAAAAAATGCCGCTGCATCACGTATCGAAGCCAGTTTTAATCGCATACAAAAATGCAAACAAAAAGTGGGACTATTAGAGGGAAATTCTGCTCCTGAAGGAGAATTCGATTTCGAGGCAAGTTCGATTTTAAATCGCCTTATCGCCGATAAAAGCACCACCAAAATCAAAGACAATAATAATAGTTTACATCTATTTGAGGCCAAAAACAATGGAAAATTAGCCAAATTAAGCCTTTATAAAAGTGCTGATAACATCTTTTTTAAATCATTAAATATTGTTTTGCCTTCTGAGAAGTTTGCTTTAGAAAATGGAACTCCAGAAGCCATTGAAGAAGTAAAAGCGCAATTGAAAAAATTTGATACGATATTAGTGACCCTTTTTGTACCTAAGGCAAAACCCTTGAATAAATTTGATATCGATGAAACGATTCTTGATTTCTTAGGGGAGTTATTTTCCACAAAAAAATGCGTCTTGTATCATTTTGGAAATCCTTATGCTTTGCAAGTCCTTCCAAATTTAGATTCTACCTTGGGCATCATTCAAGTGTATCAGGATTTTCGAGAATTTCAAGAAAGTGCTGCTAGACAATTATTACGCAACTCAAGATGTAGAGGCACTTTACCAGTAACAATCGCTGGATTTTAG
- a CDS encoding thioredoxin family protein: MLIELNEDTLQDLVSQNEKVIVQFSASWCGNCRIIKPKFKKMASENEHLTFVLVDAENSPESRKLANVSNLPTFATFVNGKLINETQTNKGEVLAELVNEIN; encoded by the coding sequence ATGTTAATCGAATTAAACGAAGATACCTTACAAGATTTAGTTTCGCAAAACGAAAAAGTAATCGTTCAATTTTCGGCTTCTTGGTGCGGAAATTGCAGAATTATTAAACCAAAATTCAAAAAGATGGCTTCCGAAAACGAGCACTTAACTTTTGTTTTGGTCGATGCTGAAAATTCTCCAGAGTCCAGAAAATTGGCCAACGTAAGCAACTTGCCTACTTTTGCTACTTTTGTCAACGGAAAATTAATCAACGAAACCCAAACCAATAAAGGCGAAGTTCTAGCTGAATTGGTCAACGAAATCAATTAA
- a CDS encoding peroxiredoxin, with protein MSLVGKKFPNITVDAISEMGDNLRINVLEEATKNNQKVLLFWYPKDFTFVCPTELHAFQAALGEFKKRNTIVIGASCDTNEVHFAWLNTPKNNGGIEGVTYPILADTTRNLAAELGILDIEMEYDEAFDGELLVGSNVPYRATYLVDEEGKIFHESVNDMPLGRNVNEYLRLIDAYTHVQTKGEVCPANWEEGKEAMSADRKSTAEYLSLN; from the coding sequence ATGTCATTAGTAGGAAAAAAATTCCCAAACATTACTGTAGACGCCATTTCTGAAATGGGTGATAACTTAAGAATCAACGTACTTGAAGAAGCTACAAAAAACAATCAAAAAGTCTTATTATTTTGGTATCCAAAAGATTTTACTTTCGTTTGTCCAACAGAATTACACGCTTTTCAAGCTGCTTTAGGTGAATTCAAAAAAAGAAATACTATCGTAATTGGTGCTTCTTGCGATACCAATGAAGTGCACTTCGCTTGGTTGAATACTCCAAAAAACAACGGTGGAATCGAAGGTGTTACTTACCCTATCCTTGCCGACACCACAAGAAATTTAGCTGCAGAATTAGGTATTTTAGATATCGAAATGGAATACGACGAAGCCTTTGACGGCGAATTATTGGTGGGTTCAAACGTACCTTACAGAGCTACTTATTTAGTAGACGAAGAGGGTAAAATTTTCCACGAAAGTGTCAATGATATGCCACTAGGTCGTAACGTAAACGAATATTTACGTTTGATCGACGCTTACACACACGTTCAAACCAAAGGTGAAGTATGTCCTGCCAACTGGGAAGAAGGAAAAGAGGCGATGAGTGCTGACAGAAAAAGTACTGCAGAATACCTAAGCTTAAACTAA
- a CDS encoding MFS transporter, whose translation MNTPQNKNPWYWIPTLNFASGLPYAIIVTVSVIMYKNLGVNNEDIGLYTSFLYLPWVIKPLWSPFIDLYSTKRNWFLAMQLVIAIAFIFVGFTIPANNFFFLTLAFFWMAAFASASNDVATDGFYMLALTKEKQALFLGIRSTFYRLAMLTGNGLIVILGGYLEIKYGDKTKAWSHTMVLIGTLMALITIYNFFTTPKAETTDEYLAAEKTEKPSFGKVFSTFFQKKQIGLILAFILIFRLGEAQLLKMLNPFLMDPLEKGGLGLSTESIGLIYGTFGIIALVIGGILGGIAISKNGLKKWMLPMVLAMRIPILGFVLLAHFQPQSHLFIYLTVILEQFGYGFGFAAFMMYLIYVAEGEFKTSHYSLATGFMALGMMLPGMISGYIQEYLGYENFFIWIVISTIPGLILSQYLTYPTEFGKKEIKEN comes from the coding sequence ATGAATACACCCCAAAACAAAAATCCTTGGTATTGGATTCCAACCTTAAATTTTGCCTCAGGATTACCTTATGCCATCATTGTAACGGTTTCTGTCATAATGTACAAAAACCTTGGAGTTAATAATGAAGACATCGGATTATATACTAGTTTTTTATACTTGCCTTGGGTTATAAAACCGCTTTGGAGCCCCTTTATCGACTTGTATTCAACCAAAAGAAATTGGTTTTTAGCGATGCAATTAGTCATAGCTATTGCTTTTATATTTGTTGGTTTTACAATTCCTGCCAATAATTTTTTCTTCCTAACATTGGCTTTTTTTTGGATGGCAGCCTTTGCCTCGGCCTCCAATGATGTGGCTACCGACGGTTTTTATATGTTGGCATTGACCAAAGAAAAACAAGCACTCTTTCTTGGTATTAGAAGTACTTTCTACCGATTGGCAATGCTTACGGGAAATGGCTTGATTGTAATACTTGGTGGATATCTCGAAATAAAATACGGCGATAAAACAAAAGCTTGGTCGCACACAATGGTACTCATTGGCACGCTGATGGCTTTAATAACCATTTACAATTTCTTTACCACACCCAAAGCAGAAACAACAGACGAATATCTGGCTGCTGAAAAAACGGAAAAACCTAGTTTTGGCAAAGTTTTTTCCACTTTTTTCCAAAAAAAACAAATCGGATTGATCCTTGCTTTTATCTTAATTTTTAGATTGGGTGAAGCACAATTATTAAAAATGCTCAATCCCTTTTTGATGGACCCTTTAGAAAAAGGCGGTTTAGGATTAAGTACCGAAAGTATTGGGCTCATTTATGGAACTTTCGGAATTATCGCTTTAGTTATTGGAGGTATTTTGGGCGGCATTGCCATTTCAAAAAATGGATTAAAAAAATGGATGCTCCCGATGGTTCTAGCTATGAGAATTCCCATCCTCGGATTCGTACTTTTAGCCCATTTCCAACCCCAATCGCATCTTTTTATTTATTTAACCGTAATTTTAGAACAATTTGGTTACGGATTCGGTTTTGCAGCCTTTATGATGTACTTAATTTATGTTGCCGAAGGGGAATTCAAAACCTCACATTATTCGCTTGCAACGGGCTTTATGGCTTTAGGAATGATGCTACCGGGAATGATCAGTGGCTATATTCAAGAATATTTGGGCTATGAAAACTTCTTTATTTGGATCGTAATTTCAACAATTCCAGGTTTAATCTTGTCGCAATATCTAACCTATCCAACTGAATTTGGAAAAAAAGAAATCAAGGAAAACTAA
- a CDS encoding glycoside hydrolase family 10 protein, with protein MNTKKYISLLFLGFLFSALHTEAQSKISFPKNEFRAVWIATVVNIDWPKKGNDSVEKQKADYLEILETYKKLNYNAVIVQIRSVGDAFYPSKLAPWSRFLTGKEGQAPQPYYDPLAWMIEEAHRRGFEFHAWLNPYRATFDTKTDILSPDHDFFKHRDWMIKYGETGKEKYYYNPALPEVKSHLITVVEEVVRNYDIDAIHFDDYFYPYRVSGKEFNDSAAFKKYGYKQTLDDWRRDNVNSFVKSVYFSIKSIKPWVQFGISPFGVWRNKSVDPKGSDTQAGQTNYDDLFADPIAWMEGKYIDYMLPQLYWTIDHKTASYSKLLKWWAENCTNANVYIGNGSYKINADSDKKWNIPSEIPNQIDLTRSYPNVQGNAYFSAKAFVNSNKEVADLLIENQYKYPAIPIPVPGSKKTGTERPLPISFTQVGNEYQAKFKKTQSDQIRYIVIYSSEHSKIDINDPSQIVDKIAIDSKMDDIQFAIPKEKLANSKRVAFTFIDFYGNESIETVHLHTEIKPN; from the coding sequence ATGAATACAAAAAAGTACATTTCTTTGCTTTTTTTAGGTTTTTTATTTTCTGCTTTGCATACTGAAGCTCAGTCTAAAATAAGCTTTCCAAAAAACGAATTTAGAGCGGTATGGATTGCTACAGTCGTCAATATTGATTGGCCTAAAAAAGGCAATGATTCTGTTGAAAAGCAAAAAGCAGATTATCTTGAAATTTTAGAAACGTATAAAAAACTAAATTACAATGCGGTAATTGTTCAAATACGAAGTGTAGGCGACGCCTTTTACCCCTCAAAATTAGCCCCTTGGTCCAGATTCCTTACCGGCAAAGAAGGGCAAGCTCCCCAACCCTATTATGACCCACTGGCTTGGATGATTGAAGAAGCGCATCGCCGAGGTTTCGAATTTCATGCTTGGCTCAACCCTTACAGAGCTACTTTCGATACGAAAACGGATATTTTAAGTCCAGATCACGATTTTTTCAAACACCGTGATTGGATGATTAAATATGGTGAAACCGGCAAAGAAAAATACTATTATAACCCTGCTTTACCCGAAGTAAAGAGTCATTTGATCACCGTTGTTGAAGAAGTGGTGCGAAATTACGATATCGATGCCATTCATTTTGATGATTACTTTTATCCGTATCGTGTTAGTGGCAAAGAATTCAATGATTCAGCTGCTTTCAAAAAATACGGATACAAACAAACTCTTGACGATTGGCGACGTGATAATGTAAATTCATTTGTAAAAAGTGTCTATTTTTCGATCAAAAGCATCAAGCCTTGGGTTCAATTTGGGATTAGCCCTTTTGGTGTTTGGAGAAATAAATCGGTCGATCCAAAAGGTTCCGATACGCAAGCTGGACAAACCAATTATGACGATTTATTTGCCGACCCCATCGCTTGGATGGAAGGAAAATATATCGATTATATGTTACCCCAATTGTATTGGACCATTGATCATAAAACAGCATCCTATTCGAAATTATTGAAATGGTGGGCAGAAAATTGCACCAATGCCAATGTGTATATTGGAAATGGCAGTTATAAAATCAATGCTGATTCTGATAAAAAATGGAACATCCCATCCGAAATTCCCAATCAAATCGATTTGACGAGATCCTACCCAAATGTACAAGGAAATGCTTATTTTAGTGCAAAAGCTTTTGTAAATTCCAATAAAGAAGTTGCCGATTTGCTGATTGAAAATCAATACAAATACCCAGCAATTCCTATCCCCGTTCCCGGCTCAAAAAAGACCGGCACCGAACGACCATTGCCCATTTCGTTTACCCAAGTAGGAAATGAATATCAAGCTAAATTCAAAAAAACCCAATCCGATCAAATCCGTTATATTGTTATTTACAGTTCAGAGCACAGCAAAATCGACATCAACGATCCAAGTCAGATAGTTGATAAAATCGCGATCGATTCAAAAATGGACGATATTCAGTTTGCTATCCCTAAAGAAAAACTGGCCAATTCTAAAAGAGTTGCCTTTACTTTTATTGATTTTTACGGCAATGAAAGTATTGAAACTGTCCATCTACACACCGAAATAAAACCAAACTAA